In Raphanus sativus cultivar WK10039 chromosome 5, ASM80110v3, whole genome shotgun sequence, the following proteins share a genomic window:
- the LOC108812566 gene encoding amino acid transporter AVT3A: MGLEYDQDSGSSTHSLPSLRSSSNSLYIPREDTPLLGPRTLSSQPKTFANVFIAIVGAGVLGLPYTFKKTGWLLGLLTLFFVSSLTFFCMMLLVRTRRKLESLSGGFSSITSFGDLGESVCGPAGRLLVDVLLVLSQAGFCVSYLIFVATTMANLLSHGTEILLGLDPSSVYMWGCFPFQLGLNSIPTLTHLAPLSIFADVVDVAATLVVMVQDVFIFVKKRPPLRLFGGFSVFFYGLGVAVYAFEGIGMVLPLELEAKYKDKFGRALGLAMGLISIMYGAFGLLGYMAYGDETKDIITTNLGTGWVSTLVQLGLAINLFFTFPLMMHPVYEVIERRLCSSSYSIWVRWSTVLVVTLVALLVPNFADFLSLVGSSVCVVLGFVLPSLFHLQAFKEELSVGRKVVDVVIFIIGVVIAVTGTWTAVIEIMTSKD, from the exons ATGGGTTTGGAGTACGATCAAGACTCGGGATCGTCCACCCACTCCTTACCCTCCCTCCGATCATCCTCCAACTCCCTCTACATCCCACGAGAAGACACCCCACTCCTCGGCCCACGAACCCTCTCCTCCCAGCCCAAGACCTTCGCCAACGTCTTCATCGCCATCGTCGGCGCCGGAGTCCTCGGCCTCCCTTACACCTTCAAGAAAACCGGATGGCTCCTCGGCCTCCTCACCCTCTTCTTCGTCTCCTCCCTCACCTTCTTCTGCATGATGCTCCTCGTCCGCACCCGCCGCAAACTCGAATCCCTCTCCGGCGGCTTCTCCTCCATCACCTCCTTCGGCGACCTCGGCGAGTCCGTCTGCGGCCCCGCCGGCCGCCTCCTCGTCGACGTCTTGCTCGTCCTCTCTCAGGCGGGGTTCTGCGTCAGCTACCTGATCTTCGTCGCCACCACCATGGCGAATCTCCTTAGTCACGGGACTGAGATTCTCTTGGGGCTTGATCCGAGTTCTGTTTACATGTGGGGCTGTTTCCCTTTCCAGCTGGGGCTTAACTCGATTCCCACGCTGACCCATTTGGCTCCTTTGAGTATATTCGCTGATGTTGTCGACGTGGCGGCTACTTTGGTTGTTATGGTTCAGGATGTGTTCATCTTTGTTAAAAAGAGACCTCCTTTGAGACTATTTGGTGgcttctctgttttcttctaTGGGTTGGGTGTCGCTGTGTACGCCTTTGAAGGGATTGGAATG GTACTTCCTTTGGAGCTAGAGGCTAAGTACAAAGACAAGTTTGGGAGAGCTTTAGGGCTAGCAATGGGGCTAATCTCGATCATGTACGGGGCGTTTGGGCTGCTAGGGTACATGGCATACGGAGACGAGACGAAAGACATCATAACCACGAACTTGGGGACGGGTTGGGTGAGCACTCTTGTTCAGCTTGGACTAGCGATCAACCTCTTCTTCACGTTCCCACTCATGATGCATCCGGTGTATGAGGTGATAGAGCGGCGTCTCTGCAGCTCTAGCTACTCCATTTGGGTCCGTTGGTCTACCGTGCTGGTGGTCACACTCGTCGCCCTGCTAGTTCCTAATTTCGCGGACTTCTTGTCTCTTGTTGGGAGCAGTGTCTGTGTGGTGCTTGGGTTCGTTTTGCCGTCGCTATTCCACTTGCAGGCTTTTAAAGAGGAGCTGAGCGTTGGGAGGAAGGTGGTGGATGTTGTTATTTTCATCATTGGTGTTGTTATAGCTGTGACTGGGACGTGGACGGCTGTTATTGAGATCATGACATCCAAGGACTGA
- the LOC108807842 gene encoding uncharacterized protein LOC108807842, which produces MIPNPGSTDNASSDWLSVETSRVCLFDGAWSTDDKFTGQGWFCRKNGVTEKMMGAMSLRRSLSALHAECEALIWAMECMKVLNFSDIVFATDCSQLVKMVSSPGEWPAFATHLEEFQRSKTFFPTFTIRHILRAQNQVADRLARGARRSPSAVFYVDNMPPAWFSESGAHTS; this is translated from the coding sequence ATGATACCAAATCCTGGTTCGACTGATAACGCATCGTCTGACTGGCTATCTGTAGAAACTTCTAGAGTCTGTTTATTTGATGGTGCATGGAGTACAGACGATAAATTTACCGGCCAAGGCTGGTTCTGCAGGAAAAATGGAGTAACCGAGAAGATGATGGGTGCCATGAGTCTCCGCCGAAGCTTATCCGCTTTACATGCTGAATGTGAAGCTTTGATATGGGCGATGGAGTGCATGAAGGTTCTCAACTTCTCAGACATAGTCTTTGCAACGgactgttctcaattggtgaagatggtgtcatCACCTGGGGAATGGCCAGCTTTTGCTACACATTTGGAGGAATTTCAACGcagtaagactttcttccctaCTTTCACAATCCGACATATTCTGAGGGCGCAAAATCAAGTGGCGGACAGACTGGCACGAGGTGCTAGACGTTCCCCTTCAGCTGTGTTTTATGTCGACAATATGCCTCCGGCTTGGTTCTCTGAGTCCGGCGCGCATACATCGTAG
- the LOC108813110 gene encoding uncharacterized protein LOC108813110 isoform X4: MMNNTMAEAEYARCKTSVWWDIENCAVPKGCDAHGITQKLSTVLADMNYCGPLSISSYGNTDLIPKAIQLALSSTGISLNHVPSGRKDASDKKILVDMFLWVVENPPPANIMLISGDIDFSDALHRLRMRRYNILLAHPQKISPSLVASAKTSWLWRSLLLASGSSLTRCGSSGVLESSEVSSEDVSEHVLSTQPVDSGSGSSKDPRSKLKGIYVPKAPNQLLVKETKGKKPHEKCGGSVQNSDKDSLKCLEKQNKELTESITTSEKSGREFSRKERLDSDGEAPLNVDQVDSELSRDFHVPKEVREYFDAIPMKVEPTQNEIVMEELEGMLRQVLQIKPGEPPAGPSENLEEDMNNDKKKKRRKKKKSAVIEEDKAEEEPYVCSLCSVICDSPAIFESHLKGRKHAATIKNHAEVEALLDDNQIQEAPEDIDDLDKQRKEMLLERCGIYEWSVGEFSQAFEDVLENDYTSLPREWIDAIFNTPELSQDANLTLEFESMLNQRLEMNSGDYEAVTEHPEEFKDKVLFDDKKILEESLKEKDHPRDAQESIKEVSQITKEPKEARERLDSVVSLEDTLSKQTVVEAGSTSERVEEEKGTQTRVCGWCNVTCSSQMDFYSHLTGKKHAATVKKYEPVVKKQAAVVKKQAGTKFAYVRKNGP; this comes from the exons ATGATGAACAACACGATGGCTGAGGCTGAGTACGCGAGGTGTAAAACGTCGGTTTGGTGGGACATAGAGAACTGTGCAGTTCCCAAGGGTTGTGATGCTCATGGGATCACTCAGAAGTTAAGCACAGTGCTGGCTGATATGAATTATTGTGGTCCTCTATCTATCTCTTCTTATGGCAACACAGATCTCATCCCTAAAGCTATCCAACTAGCTCTCTCCTCCACTGGAATCTCTCTTAACCATGTCCCCTCCG GAAGGAAAGATGCGAGTGACaagaagattctggtggatATGTTTTTGTGGGTGGTGGAGAATCCTCCCCCGGCTAATATAATGCTTATCTCCGGTGACATAGACTTCTCTGATGCTCTTCACCGGCTGCGAATGAGGAGATACAACATTCTTCTAGCACACCCTCAAAAAATTTCACCTTCCCTGGTTGCTTCTGCAAAGACCTCATGGCTCTGGAGAAGTTTATTATTAGCAAGTGGAAGTTCTCTCACACGGTGTGGATCCTCAGGGGTACTAGAGAGTTCTGAAGTATCTAGTGAAGATGTTTCTGAACATGTTTTGTCCACACAACCGGTGGATTCAGGGTCTGGTTCTAGTAAGGATCCGCGAAGTAAACTCAAAGGAATATATGTTCCGAAAGCACCAAATCAGCTCTTGGTAAAGGAGACGAAAGGAAAGAAGCCTCATGAGAAATGTGGTGGAAGTGTTCAAAACAGTGACAAAGATTCTTTGAAGTGCTTGGAGAAACAGAACAAGGAACTGACGGAGTCCATTACAACATCTGAAAAAAGTGGAAGAGAGTTCTCGCGTAAAGAAAGGCTAGACAGTGATGGTGAAGCTCCTCTCAATGTGGATCAGGTCGACAGTGAACTAAGCCGCGACTTTCATGTCCCCAAAGAAGTGAG AGAGTATTTTGATGCAATCCCCATGAAAGTCGAACCTACACAAAATGAGATTGTGATGGAGGAGTTGGAAGGCATGCTCAGACAGGTCTTGCAAATAAAGCCAGGTGAGCCACCTGCAGGCCCGAGTGAGAATCTCGAGGAGGACATGAACAacgacaagaagaagaaaaggaggaaaaagaagaagagtgcAGTGATTGAAGAAGATAAAGCTGAAGAAGAACCATATGTTTGCAGTCTTTGCAGTGTCATTTGTGATAGTCCTGCCATATTCGAGTCTCATCTTAAGGGACGTAAGCATGCTGCTACGATTAAGAATCACGCAGAGGTAGAG GCTCTGCTTGATGATAATCAAATACAAGAGGCACCTGAGGACATCGACGACTTAGATAAGCAAAGGAAGGAGATGCTATTAGAGAGATGTGGCATCTATGAGTGGAGTGTTGGAGAATTTTCTCAAGCTTTTGAAGACGTTCTAGAGAATGATTACACATCTCTTCCTAG AGAATGGATTGATGCCATTTTCAACACACCAGAGCTTTCACAAGATGCAAATCTAACCCTGGAGTTTGAGAGTATGCTAAACCAAAGACTGGAGATGAACTCAGGCGACTATGAAGCAGTCACCGAGCATCCAGAGGAGTTCAAGGACAAG GTTCTCTTTGATGATAAGAAGATTCTAGAAGAAAGCCTTAAAGAAAAAGATCACCCAAGAGACGCACAAGAGAGTATCAAAGAAGTTAGTCAGATCACTAAAGAACCCAAAGAAGCAAG GGAAAGACTTGACTCAGTCGTTTCACTAGAGGATACGTTGTCAAAGCAGACGGTGGTTGAGGCTGGAAGCACATCTGAGCGTGTGGAGGAGGAGAAAGGGACTCAAACTAGGGTTTGCGGTTGGTGCAACGTGACGTGCTCTTCCCAGATGGATTTTTATTCTCATCTGACAGGTAAGAAGCATGCTGCCACTGTGAAAAAGTATGAACCGGTTGTGAAGAAGCAAGCTGCCGTGGTGAAGAAGCAAGCTGGGACCAAATTTGCTTATGTTAGAAAGAATGGGCCTTAA
- the LOC108813110 gene encoding uncharacterized protein LOC108813110 isoform X2: MMNNTMAEAEYARCKTSVWWDIENCAVPKGCDAHGITQKLSTVLADMNYCGPLSISSYGNTDLIPKAIQLALSSTGISLNHVPSGRKDASDKKILVDMFLWVVENPPPANIMLISGDIDFSDALHRLRMRRYNILLAHPQKISPSLVASAKTSWLWRSLLLASGSSLTRCGSSGVLESSEVSSEDVSEHVLSTQPVDSGSGSSKDPRSKLKGIYVPKAPNQLLVKETKGKKPHEKCGGSVQNSDKDSLKCLEKQNKELTESITTSEKSGREFSRKERLDSDGEAPLNVDQVDSELSRDFHVPKEVREYFDAIPMKVEPTQNEIVMEELEGMLRQVLQIKPGEPPAGPSENLEEDMNNDKKKKRRKKKKSAVIEEDKAEEEPYVCSLCSVICDSPAIFESHLKGRKHAATIKNHAEALLDDNQIQEAPEDIDDLDKQRKEMLLERCGIYEWSVGEFSQAFEDVLENDYTSLPREWIDAIFNTPELSQDANLTLEFESMLNQRLEMNSGDYEAVTEHPEEFKDKVSKDKAEPEAYVCSICSVVCVCPIVFESHLMGRKHAAKVKKHAEVLFDDKKILEESLKEKDHPRDAQESIKEVSQITKEPKEARERLDSVVSLEDTLSKQTVVEAGSTSERVEEEKGTQTRVCGWCNVTCSSQMDFYSHLTGKKHAATVKKYEPVVKKQAAVVKKQAGTKFAYVRKNGP; encoded by the exons ATGATGAACAACACGATGGCTGAGGCTGAGTACGCGAGGTGTAAAACGTCGGTTTGGTGGGACATAGAGAACTGTGCAGTTCCCAAGGGTTGTGATGCTCATGGGATCACTCAGAAGTTAAGCACAGTGCTGGCTGATATGAATTATTGTGGTCCTCTATCTATCTCTTCTTATGGCAACACAGATCTCATCCCTAAAGCTATCCAACTAGCTCTCTCCTCCACTGGAATCTCTCTTAACCATGTCCCCTCCG GAAGGAAAGATGCGAGTGACaagaagattctggtggatATGTTTTTGTGGGTGGTGGAGAATCCTCCCCCGGCTAATATAATGCTTATCTCCGGTGACATAGACTTCTCTGATGCTCTTCACCGGCTGCGAATGAGGAGATACAACATTCTTCTAGCACACCCTCAAAAAATTTCACCTTCCCTGGTTGCTTCTGCAAAGACCTCATGGCTCTGGAGAAGTTTATTATTAGCAAGTGGAAGTTCTCTCACACGGTGTGGATCCTCAGGGGTACTAGAGAGTTCTGAAGTATCTAGTGAAGATGTTTCTGAACATGTTTTGTCCACACAACCGGTGGATTCAGGGTCTGGTTCTAGTAAGGATCCGCGAAGTAAACTCAAAGGAATATATGTTCCGAAAGCACCAAATCAGCTCTTGGTAAAGGAGACGAAAGGAAAGAAGCCTCATGAGAAATGTGGTGGAAGTGTTCAAAACAGTGACAAAGATTCTTTGAAGTGCTTGGAGAAACAGAACAAGGAACTGACGGAGTCCATTACAACATCTGAAAAAAGTGGAAGAGAGTTCTCGCGTAAAGAAAGGCTAGACAGTGATGGTGAAGCTCCTCTCAATGTGGATCAGGTCGACAGTGAACTAAGCCGCGACTTTCATGTCCCCAAAGAAGTGAG AGAGTATTTTGATGCAATCCCCATGAAAGTCGAACCTACACAAAATGAGATTGTGATGGAGGAGTTGGAAGGCATGCTCAGACAGGTCTTGCAAATAAAGCCAGGTGAGCCACCTGCAGGCCCGAGTGAGAATCTCGAGGAGGACATGAACAacgacaagaagaagaaaaggaggaaaaagaagaagagtgcAGTGATTGAAGAAGATAAAGCTGAAGAAGAACCATATGTTTGCAGTCTTTGCAGTGTCATTTGTGATAGTCCTGCCATATTCGAGTCTCATCTTAAGGGACGTAAGCATGCTGCTACGATTAAGAATCACGCAGAG GCTCTGCTTGATGATAATCAAATACAAGAGGCACCTGAGGACATCGACGACTTAGATAAGCAAAGGAAGGAGATGCTATTAGAGAGATGTGGCATCTATGAGTGGAGTGTTGGAGAATTTTCTCAAGCTTTTGAAGACGTTCTAGAGAATGATTACACATCTCTTCCTAG AGAATGGATTGATGCCATTTTCAACACACCAGAGCTTTCACAAGATGCAAATCTAACCCTGGAGTTTGAGAGTATGCTAAACCAAAGACTGGAGATGAACTCAGGCGACTATGAAGCAGTCACCGAGCATCCAGAGGAGTTCAAGGACAAGGTGAGTAAAGATAAAGCTGAACCTGAAGCATATGTGTGTAGTATCTGCAGTGTGGTATGCGTTTGTCCAATAGTCTTTGAGTCTCATCTGATGGGTCGAAAGCACGCTGCTAAGGTAAAGAAACATGCAGAG GTTCTCTTTGATGATAAGAAGATTCTAGAAGAAAGCCTTAAAGAAAAAGATCACCCAAGAGACGCACAAGAGAGTATCAAAGAAGTTAGTCAGATCACTAAAGAACCCAAAGAAGCAAG GGAAAGACTTGACTCAGTCGTTTCACTAGAGGATACGTTGTCAAAGCAGACGGTGGTTGAGGCTGGAAGCACATCTGAGCGTGTGGAGGAGGAGAAAGGGACTCAAACTAGGGTTTGCGGTTGGTGCAACGTGACGTGCTCTTCCCAGATGGATTTTTATTCTCATCTGACAGGTAAGAAGCATGCTGCCACTGTGAAAAAGTATGAACCGGTTGTGAAGAAGCAAGCTGCCGTGGTGAAGAAGCAAGCTGGGACCAAATTTGCTTATGTTAGAAAGAATGGGCCTTAA
- the LOC108813110 gene encoding uncharacterized protein LOC108813110 isoform X3: MMNNTMAEAEYARCKTSVWWDIENCAVPKGCDAHGITQKLSTVLADMNYCGPLSISSYGNTDLIPKAIQLALSSTGISLNHVPSGRKDASDKKILVDMFLWVVENPPPANIMLISGDIDFSDALHRLRMRRYNILLAHPQKISPSLVASAKTSWLWRSLLLASGSSLTRCGSSGVLESSEVSSEDVSEHVLSTQPVDSGSGSSKDPRSKLKGIYVPKAPNQLLVKETKGKKPHEKCGGSVQNSDKDSLKCLEKQNKELTESITTSEKSGREFSRKERLDSDGEAPLNVDQVDSELSRDFHVPKEVREYFDAIPMKVEPTQNEIVMEELEGMLRQVLQIKPGEPPAGPSENLEEDMNNDKKKKRRKKKKSAVIEEDKAEEEPYVCSLCSVICDSPAIFESHLKGRKHAATIKNHAEVEALLDDNQIQEAPEDIDDLDKQRKEMLLERCGIYEWSVGEFSQAFEDVLENDYTSLPREWIDAIFNTPELSQDANLTLEFESMLNQRLEMNSGDYEAVTEHPEEFKDKVSKDKAEPEAYVCSICSVVCVCPIVFESHLMGRKHAAKVLFDDKKILEESLKEKDHPRDAQESIKEVSQITKEPKEARERLDSVVSLEDTLSKQTVVEAGSTSERVEEEKGTQTRVCGWCNVTCSSQMDFYSHLTGKKHAATVKKYEPVVKKQAAVVKKQAGTKFAYVRKNGP; the protein is encoded by the exons ATGATGAACAACACGATGGCTGAGGCTGAGTACGCGAGGTGTAAAACGTCGGTTTGGTGGGACATAGAGAACTGTGCAGTTCCCAAGGGTTGTGATGCTCATGGGATCACTCAGAAGTTAAGCACAGTGCTGGCTGATATGAATTATTGTGGTCCTCTATCTATCTCTTCTTATGGCAACACAGATCTCATCCCTAAAGCTATCCAACTAGCTCTCTCCTCCACTGGAATCTCTCTTAACCATGTCCCCTCCG GAAGGAAAGATGCGAGTGACaagaagattctggtggatATGTTTTTGTGGGTGGTGGAGAATCCTCCCCCGGCTAATATAATGCTTATCTCCGGTGACATAGACTTCTCTGATGCTCTTCACCGGCTGCGAATGAGGAGATACAACATTCTTCTAGCACACCCTCAAAAAATTTCACCTTCCCTGGTTGCTTCTGCAAAGACCTCATGGCTCTGGAGAAGTTTATTATTAGCAAGTGGAAGTTCTCTCACACGGTGTGGATCCTCAGGGGTACTAGAGAGTTCTGAAGTATCTAGTGAAGATGTTTCTGAACATGTTTTGTCCACACAACCGGTGGATTCAGGGTCTGGTTCTAGTAAGGATCCGCGAAGTAAACTCAAAGGAATATATGTTCCGAAAGCACCAAATCAGCTCTTGGTAAAGGAGACGAAAGGAAAGAAGCCTCATGAGAAATGTGGTGGAAGTGTTCAAAACAGTGACAAAGATTCTTTGAAGTGCTTGGAGAAACAGAACAAGGAACTGACGGAGTCCATTACAACATCTGAAAAAAGTGGAAGAGAGTTCTCGCGTAAAGAAAGGCTAGACAGTGATGGTGAAGCTCCTCTCAATGTGGATCAGGTCGACAGTGAACTAAGCCGCGACTTTCATGTCCCCAAAGAAGTGAG AGAGTATTTTGATGCAATCCCCATGAAAGTCGAACCTACACAAAATGAGATTGTGATGGAGGAGTTGGAAGGCATGCTCAGACAGGTCTTGCAAATAAAGCCAGGTGAGCCACCTGCAGGCCCGAGTGAGAATCTCGAGGAGGACATGAACAacgacaagaagaagaaaaggaggaaaaagaagaagagtgcAGTGATTGAAGAAGATAAAGCTGAAGAAGAACCATATGTTTGCAGTCTTTGCAGTGTCATTTGTGATAGTCCTGCCATATTCGAGTCTCATCTTAAGGGACGTAAGCATGCTGCTACGATTAAGAATCACGCAGAGGTAGAG GCTCTGCTTGATGATAATCAAATACAAGAGGCACCTGAGGACATCGACGACTTAGATAAGCAAAGGAAGGAGATGCTATTAGAGAGATGTGGCATCTATGAGTGGAGTGTTGGAGAATTTTCTCAAGCTTTTGAAGACGTTCTAGAGAATGATTACACATCTCTTCCTAG AGAATGGATTGATGCCATTTTCAACACACCAGAGCTTTCACAAGATGCAAATCTAACCCTGGAGTTTGAGAGTATGCTAAACCAAAGACTGGAGATGAACTCAGGCGACTATGAAGCAGTCACCGAGCATCCAGAGGAGTTCAAGGACAAGGTGAGTAAAGATAAAGCTGAACCTGAAGCATATGTGTGTAGTATCTGCAGTGTGGTATGCGTTTGTCCAATAGTCTTTGAGTCTCATCTGATGGGTCGAAAGCACGCTGCTAAG GTTCTCTTTGATGATAAGAAGATTCTAGAAGAAAGCCTTAAAGAAAAAGATCACCCAAGAGACGCACAAGAGAGTATCAAAGAAGTTAGTCAGATCACTAAAGAACCCAAAGAAGCAAG GGAAAGACTTGACTCAGTCGTTTCACTAGAGGATACGTTGTCAAAGCAGACGGTGGTTGAGGCTGGAAGCACATCTGAGCGTGTGGAGGAGGAGAAAGGGACTCAAACTAGGGTTTGCGGTTGGTGCAACGTGACGTGCTCTTCCCAGATGGATTTTTATTCTCATCTGACAGGTAAGAAGCATGCTGCCACTGTGAAAAAGTATGAACCGGTTGTGAAGAAGCAAGCTGCCGTGGTGAAGAAGCAAGCTGGGACCAAATTTGCTTATGTTAGAAAGAATGGGCCTTAA
- the LOC108813110 gene encoding uncharacterized protein LOC108813110 isoform X1, with protein MMNNTMAEAEYARCKTSVWWDIENCAVPKGCDAHGITQKLSTVLADMNYCGPLSISSYGNTDLIPKAIQLALSSTGISLNHVPSGRKDASDKKILVDMFLWVVENPPPANIMLISGDIDFSDALHRLRMRRYNILLAHPQKISPSLVASAKTSWLWRSLLLASGSSLTRCGSSGVLESSEVSSEDVSEHVLSTQPVDSGSGSSKDPRSKLKGIYVPKAPNQLLVKETKGKKPHEKCGGSVQNSDKDSLKCLEKQNKELTESITTSEKSGREFSRKERLDSDGEAPLNVDQVDSELSRDFHVPKEVREYFDAIPMKVEPTQNEIVMEELEGMLRQVLQIKPGEPPAGPSENLEEDMNNDKKKKRRKKKKSAVIEEDKAEEEPYVCSLCSVICDSPAIFESHLKGRKHAATIKNHAEVEALLDDNQIQEAPEDIDDLDKQRKEMLLERCGIYEWSVGEFSQAFEDVLENDYTSLPREWIDAIFNTPELSQDANLTLEFESMLNQRLEMNSGDYEAVTEHPEEFKDKVSKDKAEPEAYVCSICSVVCVCPIVFESHLMGRKHAAKVKKHAEVLFDDKKILEESLKEKDHPRDAQESIKEVSQITKEPKEARERLDSVVSLEDTLSKQTVVEAGSTSERVEEEKGTQTRVCGWCNVTCSSQMDFYSHLTGKKHAATVKKYEPVVKKQAAVVKKQAGTKFAYVRKNGP; from the exons ATGATGAACAACACGATGGCTGAGGCTGAGTACGCGAGGTGTAAAACGTCGGTTTGGTGGGACATAGAGAACTGTGCAGTTCCCAAGGGTTGTGATGCTCATGGGATCACTCAGAAGTTAAGCACAGTGCTGGCTGATATGAATTATTGTGGTCCTCTATCTATCTCTTCTTATGGCAACACAGATCTCATCCCTAAAGCTATCCAACTAGCTCTCTCCTCCACTGGAATCTCTCTTAACCATGTCCCCTCCG GAAGGAAAGATGCGAGTGACaagaagattctggtggatATGTTTTTGTGGGTGGTGGAGAATCCTCCCCCGGCTAATATAATGCTTATCTCCGGTGACATAGACTTCTCTGATGCTCTTCACCGGCTGCGAATGAGGAGATACAACATTCTTCTAGCACACCCTCAAAAAATTTCACCTTCCCTGGTTGCTTCTGCAAAGACCTCATGGCTCTGGAGAAGTTTATTATTAGCAAGTGGAAGTTCTCTCACACGGTGTGGATCCTCAGGGGTACTAGAGAGTTCTGAAGTATCTAGTGAAGATGTTTCTGAACATGTTTTGTCCACACAACCGGTGGATTCAGGGTCTGGTTCTAGTAAGGATCCGCGAAGTAAACTCAAAGGAATATATGTTCCGAAAGCACCAAATCAGCTCTTGGTAAAGGAGACGAAAGGAAAGAAGCCTCATGAGAAATGTGGTGGAAGTGTTCAAAACAGTGACAAAGATTCTTTGAAGTGCTTGGAGAAACAGAACAAGGAACTGACGGAGTCCATTACAACATCTGAAAAAAGTGGAAGAGAGTTCTCGCGTAAAGAAAGGCTAGACAGTGATGGTGAAGCTCCTCTCAATGTGGATCAGGTCGACAGTGAACTAAGCCGCGACTTTCATGTCCCCAAAGAAGTGAG AGAGTATTTTGATGCAATCCCCATGAAAGTCGAACCTACACAAAATGAGATTGTGATGGAGGAGTTGGAAGGCATGCTCAGACAGGTCTTGCAAATAAAGCCAGGTGAGCCACCTGCAGGCCCGAGTGAGAATCTCGAGGAGGACATGAACAacgacaagaagaagaaaaggaggaaaaagaagaagagtgcAGTGATTGAAGAAGATAAAGCTGAAGAAGAACCATATGTTTGCAGTCTTTGCAGTGTCATTTGTGATAGTCCTGCCATATTCGAGTCTCATCTTAAGGGACGTAAGCATGCTGCTACGATTAAGAATCACGCAGAGGTAGAG GCTCTGCTTGATGATAATCAAATACAAGAGGCACCTGAGGACATCGACGACTTAGATAAGCAAAGGAAGGAGATGCTATTAGAGAGATGTGGCATCTATGAGTGGAGTGTTGGAGAATTTTCTCAAGCTTTTGAAGACGTTCTAGAGAATGATTACACATCTCTTCCTAG AGAATGGATTGATGCCATTTTCAACACACCAGAGCTTTCACAAGATGCAAATCTAACCCTGGAGTTTGAGAGTATGCTAAACCAAAGACTGGAGATGAACTCAGGCGACTATGAAGCAGTCACCGAGCATCCAGAGGAGTTCAAGGACAAGGTGAGTAAAGATAAAGCTGAACCTGAAGCATATGTGTGTAGTATCTGCAGTGTGGTATGCGTTTGTCCAATAGTCTTTGAGTCTCATCTGATGGGTCGAAAGCACGCTGCTAAGGTAAAGAAACATGCAGAG GTTCTCTTTGATGATAAGAAGATTCTAGAAGAAAGCCTTAAAGAAAAAGATCACCCAAGAGACGCACAAGAGAGTATCAAAGAAGTTAGTCAGATCACTAAAGAACCCAAAGAAGCAAG GGAAAGACTTGACTCAGTCGTTTCACTAGAGGATACGTTGTCAAAGCAGACGGTGGTTGAGGCTGGAAGCACATCTGAGCGTGTGGAGGAGGAGAAAGGGACTCAAACTAGGGTTTGCGGTTGGTGCAACGTGACGTGCTCTTCCCAGATGGATTTTTATTCTCATCTGACAGGTAAGAAGCATGCTGCCACTGTGAAAAAGTATGAACCGGTTGTGAAGAAGCAAGCTGCCGTGGTGAAGAAGCAAGCTGGGACCAAATTTGCTTATGTTAGAAAGAATGGGCCTTAA
- the LOC108807844 gene encoding uncharacterized protein LOC108807844, producing MRRTKTSENGVVQQRRSLSDVGLKYLATMATHREADDESEFVTAKTSVWWDVENCGVPKGCEGHKIALNIKSALEKMKYCGPVTINAYGDINQMRFSVQQALSSTGVSLNHVPPGVKDGSDKKIFVDMLLWAMENRAPANIMLISGDGDYSYVLHRLRMMGYNVLLVRPEHASRFLIAATNTIWLWRSIVAGGSGPLALAPMLFNKLSLGRV from the exons ATGAGAAGGACTAAAACATCAGAGAACGGCGTCGTTCAGCAGCGACGGTCTCTCAGTGACGTTGGTCTTAAGTATCTAGCTACAATGGCAACGCACAGAGAAGCAGATGACGAGTCAGAGTTTGTGACGGCTAAAACGTCAGTCTGGTGGGACGTAGAGAACTGCGGTGTCCCAAAAGGTTGTGAGGGCCATAAGATTGCTTTAAACATTAAATCAGCTTTGGAGAAAATGAAGTATTGTGGTCCGGTCACCATTAATGCATATGGTGACATTAATCAAATGAGATTCTCTGTTCAACAAGCTCTCTCCTCCACGGGCGTATCACTCAACCATGTCCCTCCCG GAGTTAAAGACGGGAGCGACAAGAAGATCTTCGTAGACATGTTGTTGTGGGCAATGGAAAACAGAGCTCCTGCTAACATTATGCTGATCTCCGGTGATGGAGACTACTCTTATGTTCTTCACCGATTGAGGATGATGGGGTACAATGTTCTTTTGGTACGACCTGAGCATGCATCTCGCTTTCTAATTGCTGCGACAAATACAATATGGTTATGGAGGAGCATAGTTGCTGGTGGCTCTGGGCCTCTGGCTCTGGCTCCAATGCTCTTCAACAAGCTGAGCCTAGGAAGAGTATGA